One Vigna unguiculata cultivar IT97K-499-35 chromosome 7, ASM411807v1, whole genome shotgun sequence genomic region harbors:
- the LOC114190666 gene encoding zinc finger CCCH domain-containing protein 15 — MLNKDACSPSSNGGFGPASASGQLPSNGGYGSLYSALSNDNLPSLSANCSNGGGVSLYPYSESATQYDSCVIQKHQDMVNRQSMCLNRLVETSKEVDALRQENGQLRAANKELQKQLHLVIQASLETQFAAAGSGSSGQTQPTLFDVLHGFRSLNIGEGKENYADWNNNSNHNHNNIMNNNNNKDLQEVSDESPTSVMENNVVEVERFSLPKSISVRSNGYLKMAQSAALATNNNATRNKGATRPRATATPPEAVQKVYVRGGQKEEEPLEMVVYNQGMFKTELCNKWQETGTCPYGDHCQFAHGIGELRPVIRHPRYKTEVCRMVLAGVVCPYGHRCHFRHALTEQEKAVVSQPKPRTMKLER; from the exons ATGCTTAATAAGGACGCTTGCTCTCCCTCCTCCAACGGCGGATTCGGACCCGCTTCCGCCTCTGGTCAACTGCCGTCGAACGGAGGCTACGGTTCGTTGTACTCAGCTCTGTCGAACGATAACCTTCCTTCGCTCTCCGCGAACTGCAGCAACGGCGGCGGCGTTTCGCTGTACCCGTACTCCGAGTCAGCAACTCAGTATGACTCGTGCGTGATTCAGAAGCACCAGGACATGGTGAACCGTCAAAGCATGTGCCTGAACCGCCTGGTGGAGACTTCCAAAGAGGTGGATGCTCTGAGGCAGGAGAACGGTCAGCTCCGGGCCGCAAACAAGGAGTTGCAGAAGCAGCTGCACCTCGTCATCCAGGCTTCGCTGGAGACTCAGTTTGCCGCCGCCGGAAGTGGCTCCTCCGGCCAGACTCAACCGACGCTGTTCGATGTCTTGCATGGCTTCCGCAGCCTCAACATTGGGGAAGGCAAAGAGAATTATGCCGATTGGAATAACAACAGTAATCATAATCACAAcaatattatgaataataataataacaaggaCCTGCAGGAAGTTTCGGACGAGAGTCCAACGAGCGTGATGGAGAATAACGTGGTGGAAGTTGAGAGATTCTCGCTCCCTAAGAGCATATCTGTGAGGTCCAATGGTTACTTGAAGATGGCTCAGTCTGCTGCTCTTGCCACCAATAATAATGCAACTCGCAATAAAGGTGCCACTCGCCCACGCGCCACCGCAACTCCACCTGAAGCCGTT CAGAAGGTATATGTGCGGGGAGGGCAGAAAGAGGAAGAGCCTCTGGAAATGGTGGTGTATAACCAGGGGATGTTCAAAACTGAGCTGTGTAATAAGTGGCAGGAAACTGGTACATGCCCATACGGAGACCACTGCCAATTTGCGCACGGTATTGGGGAGCTTCGCCCAGTCATTCGCCACCCACGCTACAAAACTGAGGTCTGCAGGATGGTCCTTGCTGGGGTTGTGTGCCCATATGGCCATAGATGCCATTTCCGCCATGCACTCACTGAACAAGAGAAAGCTGTGGTATCACAGCCTAAGCCCAGAACAATGAAGCTGGAAAGATAG
- the LOC114191779 gene encoding putative zinc finger protein At1g68190 isoform X2, whose amino-acid sequence MEKVCEFCTALRPLVYCKADSAYLCLSCDAKVHLANALSGRHLRNLVCNSCGDRVAYVVCLDHKMLICRDCDQKLHNNSLSHQKRAIRSFIGSPSAKDFAALWGFELNEIENCANQDQFDSVSCVSAELNVAQVSGKPDIQNGVPSLLAGAKLDEGSTSQQGQILHNHQERQTIVQQIIDLKWLQQIEEIDYSAKISRLKEKKSSPSLYHTLKKLDEKFNGQSQNSQDLATNVLEKYCPTVEPSTETVPSTFSQLDNLSSSSIIDLPLHGELFWTCKSPLRSNQLWSQNIQDLGICEELVRLDDFNIPDVDLTFQNFDELFGGDKDPIRILFDDQDVSCSSLEKDKSIDKSDIDNLSAMEDSSASASINLSQYDHENKHMNPLGQYCPKSMDPTHATQPFDSNIPLSVLGFTLESSFTGHEDSVLSPYSEGKAYSGMRSNFDFYPGNLELM is encoded by the exons ATGGAGAAGGTTTGTGAGTTCTGCACGGCCCTGAGGCCACTTGTTTACTGTAAAGCTGATTCGGCATATCTTTGTCTATCCTGTGATGCGAAGGTGCATTTGGCAAATGCTTTGTCCGGCCGGCACCTCCGGAACCTTGTGTGTAACTCATGTGGAGATCGTGTTGCTTATGTTGTATGTTTGGACCACAAAATGTTAATCTGTCGAGACTGTGATCAAAAGTTGCACAATAATTCTTTATCACACCAGAAACGAGCTATCAGAAGTTTCATAGGTTCCCCTTCTGCTAAAGACTTTGCAGCACTCTGGGGGTTTGAATTGAATGAGATTGAAAACTGTGCCAATCAGGATCAGTTTGATTCAGTTTCTTGTGTTTCTGCGGAATTGAATGTAGCACAAGTCTCAGGAAAGCCTGACATTCAAAATGGGGTCCCTTCACTGCTAGCTGGGGCCAAACTTGATGAGGGATCGACCAGTCAACAAGGTCAG ATATTGCACAATCATCAAGAGCGTCAAACTATTGTGCAGCAGATTATTGATCTAAAATGGCTCCAACAAATTGAGGAGATTGATTATTCTGCAAAGATCAGCAggctaaaagaaaaaaaatcatcaccTTCATTATATCACACTCTTAAGAAATTGGACGAAAAATTCAATGGTCAATCACAAAATTCCCAGGATTTGGCTACTAATGTTCTGGAAAAATACTGTCCTACTGTGGAGCCGAGTACAGAAACTGTGCCCTCTACTTTTTCTCAACTTGATaatttatcttcatcttctattATCGATCTTCCCTTGCATGGAGAATTGTTCTGGACGTGCAAAAGTCCACTTCGAAGTAATCAG CTGTGGTCCCAAAATATTCAAGACCTTGGTATATGTGAAGAACTTGTTCGTCTGGATGATTTTAACATCCCTGATGTTGACTTAACTTTCCAAAACTTTGATGAATTATTTGGAGGAGATAAGGATCCAATTAGAATATTGTTTGATGATCAAGATGTCTCCTGCTCTTCTTTAGAGAAGGATAAGTCAATCGACAAGTCAGATATTGACAATCTAAGTGCAATGGAG GATTCTTCGGCTTCTGCATCCATTAATCTCTCCCAATATGATCATGAGAACAAGCATATGAACCCTCTCGGCCAGTACTGTCCAAAAAGCATGGATCCTACGCATGCGACTCAACCATTTGATTCAAATATACCCTTATCTGTTTTGGGATTCACTTTGGAAAGCAGTTTCACAGGTCATGAGGACAGTGTCCTTTCTCCCTACAGTGAAGGGAAGGCTTATTCAG GCATGAGAAGCAATTTCGACTTCTATCCAGGAAACCTGGAGCTAATGTAA
- the LOC114191779 gene encoding putative zinc finger protein At1g68190 isoform X3, translating into MIKEMEKVCEFCTALRPLVYCKADSAYLCLSCDAKVHLANALSGRHLRNLVCNSCGDRVAYVVCLDHKMLICRDCDQKLHNNSLSHQKRAIRSFIGSPSAKDFAALWGFELNEIENCANQDQFDSVSCVSAELNVAQVSGKPDIQNGVPSLLAGAKLDEGSTSQQGQILHNHQERQTIVQQIIDLKWLQQIEEIDYSAKISRLKEKKSSPSLYHTLKKLDEKFNGQSQNSQDLATNVLEKYCPTVEPSTETVPSTFSQLDNLSSSSIIDLPLHGELFWTCKSPLRSNQLWSQNIQDLGICEELVRLDDFNIPDVDLTFQNFDELFGGDKDPIRILFDDQDVSCSSLEKDKSIDKSDIDNLSAMEA; encoded by the exons ATG attaaGGAAATGGAGAAGGTTTGTGAGTTCTGCACGGCCCTGAGGCCACTTGTTTACTGTAAAGCTGATTCGGCATATCTTTGTCTATCCTGTGATGCGAAGGTGCATTTGGCAAATGCTTTGTCCGGCCGGCACCTCCGGAACCTTGTGTGTAACTCATGTGGAGATCGTGTTGCTTATGTTGTATGTTTGGACCACAAAATGTTAATCTGTCGAGACTGTGATCAAAAGTTGCACAATAATTCTTTATCACACCAGAAACGAGCTATCAGAAGTTTCATAGGTTCCCCTTCTGCTAAAGACTTTGCAGCACTCTGGGGGTTTGAATTGAATGAGATTGAAAACTGTGCCAATCAGGATCAGTTTGATTCAGTTTCTTGTGTTTCTGCGGAATTGAATGTAGCACAAGTCTCAGGAAAGCCTGACATTCAAAATGGGGTCCCTTCACTGCTAGCTGGGGCCAAACTTGATGAGGGATCGACCAGTCAACAAGGTCAG ATATTGCACAATCATCAAGAGCGTCAAACTATTGTGCAGCAGATTATTGATCTAAAATGGCTCCAACAAATTGAGGAGATTGATTATTCTGCAAAGATCAGCAggctaaaagaaaaaaaatcatcaccTTCATTATATCACACTCTTAAGAAATTGGACGAAAAATTCAATGGTCAATCACAAAATTCCCAGGATTTGGCTACTAATGTTCTGGAAAAATACTGTCCTACTGTGGAGCCGAGTACAGAAACTGTGCCCTCTACTTTTTCTCAACTTGATaatttatcttcatcttctattATCGATCTTCCCTTGCATGGAGAATTGTTCTGGACGTGCAAAAGTCCACTTCGAAGTAATCAG CTGTGGTCCCAAAATATTCAAGACCTTGGTATATGTGAAGAACTTGTTCGTCTGGATGATTTTAACATCCCTGATGTTGACTTAACTTTCCAAAACTTTGATGAATTATTTGGAGGAGATAAGGATCCAATTAGAATATTGTTTGATGATCAAGATGTCTCCTGCTCTTCTTTAGAGAAGGATAAGTCAATCGACAAGTCAGATATTGACAATCTAAGTGCAATGGAG GCATGA
- the LOC114190095 gene encoding uncharacterized protein LOC114190095: protein MPTSRDTERHRSTTMDEIEELEPLFDYSRVQPVNPITIDDDFYDDDDVIFLDGKKRKTTQTVEDDKKTNGKGVSVVNIEDQDDDWLPPPPMSASNSQRSIDDDSTLKKLRLKKQELASFAESAKQLLKDVEESSKFEVNDSLQSSVDGVDEKSLQHSERPKIVISVQDKDGTKQIRMFMDDKFERIVKTYADKIKCDQKQIVLSFDGDKISSSETPASLGMEDDDIIEVHVKSR from the exons ATGCCAACATCCAGAGACACCGAGCGACACAGGTCGACGACGATG GATGAAATCGAAGAGTTGGAACCATTGTTTGACTACAGCCGGGTTCAGCCTGTGAACCCCATCACCATCGATG ATGATTTTTATGATGACGACGATGTGATTTTTCTTGATGGTAAGAAGAGGAAGACTACCCAGACT GTTGAGGATGACAAGAAGACCAATGGGAAAGGAGTCTCAGTGGTGAACATTGAAGATCAAGATGATGATTGGTTACCCCCTCCACCAATGAGTGCAAGTAATTCGCAGAGGTCGATTGATGATGATTCaactttgaaaaaattaag ATTAAAGAAGCAGGAACTTGCCTCATTTGCTGAATCAGCAAAACAATTGTTAAAAGATGTGGAAGAGTCTTCTAAATTCGAAGTTAATGATTCGTTGCAGTCTTCGGTAGATGGTGTAGATGAGAAAAGTCTACAGCATTCTGAAAGACCAAAGATTGTCATTTCTGTTCAAGACAAAGATGGAACAAAGCAGATTCGAATGTTCATG GATGACAAGTTTGAAAGGATTGTCAAGACATATGCCGATAAAATCAAGTGTGACCAGAAACAGATAGTATTGTCCTTTGATGGTGATAAAATAAGTTCGTCCGAAACCCCTGCTAGCCTTGGGATGGAAGACGATGATATTATTGAAGTTCACGTGAAATCACGTTGA
- the LOC114191779 gene encoding putative zinc finger protein At1g68190 isoform X1, with translation MIKEMEKVCEFCTALRPLVYCKADSAYLCLSCDAKVHLANALSGRHLRNLVCNSCGDRVAYVVCLDHKMLICRDCDQKLHNNSLSHQKRAIRSFIGSPSAKDFAALWGFELNEIENCANQDQFDSVSCVSAELNVAQVSGKPDIQNGVPSLLAGAKLDEGSTSQQGQILHNHQERQTIVQQIIDLKWLQQIEEIDYSAKISRLKEKKSSPSLYHTLKKLDEKFNGQSQNSQDLATNVLEKYCPTVEPSTETVPSTFSQLDNLSSSSIIDLPLHGELFWTCKSPLRSNQLWSQNIQDLGICEELVRLDDFNIPDVDLTFQNFDELFGGDKDPIRILFDDQDVSCSSLEKDKSIDKSDIDNLSAMEDSSASASINLSQYDHENKHMNPLGQYCPKSMDPTHATQPFDSNIPLSVLGFTLESSFTGHEDSVLSPYSEGKAYSGMRSNFDFYPGNLELM, from the exons ATG attaaGGAAATGGAGAAGGTTTGTGAGTTCTGCACGGCCCTGAGGCCACTTGTTTACTGTAAAGCTGATTCGGCATATCTTTGTCTATCCTGTGATGCGAAGGTGCATTTGGCAAATGCTTTGTCCGGCCGGCACCTCCGGAACCTTGTGTGTAACTCATGTGGAGATCGTGTTGCTTATGTTGTATGTTTGGACCACAAAATGTTAATCTGTCGAGACTGTGATCAAAAGTTGCACAATAATTCTTTATCACACCAGAAACGAGCTATCAGAAGTTTCATAGGTTCCCCTTCTGCTAAAGACTTTGCAGCACTCTGGGGGTTTGAATTGAATGAGATTGAAAACTGTGCCAATCAGGATCAGTTTGATTCAGTTTCTTGTGTTTCTGCGGAATTGAATGTAGCACAAGTCTCAGGAAAGCCTGACATTCAAAATGGGGTCCCTTCACTGCTAGCTGGGGCCAAACTTGATGAGGGATCGACCAGTCAACAAGGTCAG ATATTGCACAATCATCAAGAGCGTCAAACTATTGTGCAGCAGATTATTGATCTAAAATGGCTCCAACAAATTGAGGAGATTGATTATTCTGCAAAGATCAGCAggctaaaagaaaaaaaatcatcaccTTCATTATATCACACTCTTAAGAAATTGGACGAAAAATTCAATGGTCAATCACAAAATTCCCAGGATTTGGCTACTAATGTTCTGGAAAAATACTGTCCTACTGTGGAGCCGAGTACAGAAACTGTGCCCTCTACTTTTTCTCAACTTGATaatttatcttcatcttctattATCGATCTTCCCTTGCATGGAGAATTGTTCTGGACGTGCAAAAGTCCACTTCGAAGTAATCAG CTGTGGTCCCAAAATATTCAAGACCTTGGTATATGTGAAGAACTTGTTCGTCTGGATGATTTTAACATCCCTGATGTTGACTTAACTTTCCAAAACTTTGATGAATTATTTGGAGGAGATAAGGATCCAATTAGAATATTGTTTGATGATCAAGATGTCTCCTGCTCTTCTTTAGAGAAGGATAAGTCAATCGACAAGTCAGATATTGACAATCTAAGTGCAATGGAG GATTCTTCGGCTTCTGCATCCATTAATCTCTCCCAATATGATCATGAGAACAAGCATATGAACCCTCTCGGCCAGTACTGTCCAAAAAGCATGGATCCTACGCATGCGACTCAACCATTTGATTCAAATATACCCTTATCTGTTTTGGGATTCACTTTGGAAAGCAGTTTCACAGGTCATGAGGACAGTGTCCTTTCTCCCTACAGTGAAGGGAAGGCTTATTCAG GCATGAGAAGCAATTTCGACTTCTATCCAGGAAACCTGGAGCTAATGTAA